In Helianthus annuus cultivar XRQ/B chromosome 3, HanXRQr2.0-SUNRISE, whole genome shotgun sequence, a single window of DNA contains:
- the LOC110931368 gene encoding uncharacterized protein LOC110931368, with translation MNSVTSQSQSAFVEKRNIFDGPLIVNEVVSWAKKKKLEVMLFKVDFDEAYDSVNWGFLLDNMKMMGFPKRWRRWINACLSSSKASVLVNGSPTKEFDLKRGLRQGDPLSPFLFILVMEVLDVFLKRAVTLGFYEGVKLPNGGPVLTHLCYADDVIFLGRWSDKNVDILKRILRCLFLVSGLKVNLAKCSLMGVGVENVVVQEMAKNIGCKKGDIPFTFLGLPIGENMKRVKPWRPIIDKFSKKLSRWKAKSLSMGGRITLAKAVLGNLPSYFLSIFKAPVKVIKTLEGIRRDFVWGNTGSTCKMRWVAWYKVQAHRRLGGLGLGEIRSLNWALLVKWRTRFKNCPDQLWAIVIKAIHGTPDSTSDVPVKKEIAGNWKDITMVSKDLEKVGVHGAELFGMVGADGSFSVAQFRWKIAEIMGNKVQTEGFGWNVWTPCKVLYFVWKLSMGCIATKSALARRGVQVVDTHCSLCGFGEESTSHLTASCVMARSVWWHVCVWLKIPVHTQPASYKDFVEGLKKIKGSTDWKKVIEVIFHATLWRIWRARNATVFDKVPFNVSKVVEDIKEDSFLWIKFRSKFSGLVWERWRDFNVRDIIL, from the coding sequence ATGAATTCGGTGACGTCCCAATCTCAATCGGCTTTTGTtgaaaaaagaaatatttttgatGGCCCGCTTATAGTGAATGAAGTGGTCTCATGGGCAAAAAAGAAAAAGTTGGAGGTTATGCTTTTCAAGGTCGACTTTGACGAAGCGTACGATTCTGTAAACTGGGGGTTTCTTCTTGATAACATGAAAATGATGGGTTTTCCTAAAAGGTGGAGAAGATGGATTAATGCTTGTTTATCTTCTAGTAAGGCGTCCGTTCTTGTTAACGGTTCCCCGACAAAAGAATTTGACCTTAAACGAGGTCTTCGACAAGGTGACCCATTATCCCCGTTTCTTTTCATCCTAGTTATGGAAGTTCTTGATGTCTTTTTGAAGCGAGCGGTCACATTGGGGTTTTATGAGGGTGTGAAACTCCCTAACGGCGGCCCGGTTTTAACTCATTTGTGTTATGCGGATGACGTAATCTTTTTGGGGAGGTGGTCGGATAAGAATGTGGATATTCTGAAAAGAATTCTTAGATGCCTTTTCCTAGTGTCGGGCCTCAAGGTAAATTTGGCTAAATGTAGTTTAATGGGCGTGGGGGTTGAAAATGTCGTGGTTCAAGAAATGGCTAAAAATATTGGGTGCAAAAAAGGTGACATCCCGTTTACGTTTTTGGGATTGCCTATCGGGGAGAACATGAAGCGTGTGAAACCATGGAGACCAATTATAgataaattttcaaaaaaattgTCTAGATGGAAAGCGAAGTCGTTGTCTATGGGGGGTAGGATTACTCTAGCAAAGGCAGTGTTAGGTAATCTCCCTTCctattttctttcaatttttaaAGCCCCGGTTAAGGTCATTAAAACGTTAGAAGGCATCCGGCGTGATTTCGTTTGGGGTAACACGGGCTCGACATGTAAGATGAGGTGGGTAGCGTGGTATAAGGTGCAAGCTCATAGGAGATTGGGTGGGCTCGGGTTGGGCGAGATTCGTAGCCTTAACTGGGCGCTGCTGGTGAAGTGGAGAACAAGATTCAAAAATTGTCCAGATCAACTATGGGCAATTGTTATTAAAGCAATTCATGGCACTCCTGATAGTACTTCTGATGTTCCTGTGAAGAAGGAGATTGCAGGAAATTGGAAGGATATCACAATGGTGTCTAAAGATCTCGAAAAGGTGGGAGTGCACGGGGCTGAATTATTCGGAATGGTGGGTGCAGATGGGTCGTTCTCCGTGGCACAATTTAGGTGGAAAATCGCTGAAATTATGGGTAACAAAGTTCAGACGGAAGGTTTTGGATGGAATGTTTGGACCCCATGTAAAGTCCTTTATTTTGTATGGAAATTGAGCATGGGGTGTATTGCAACCAAATCGGCTTTAGCGCGTAGGGGAGTGCAAGTTGTGGATACCCACTGTAGTTTATGTGGGTTTGGGGAAGAATCGACTAGCCACCTAACCGCCTCTTGCGTCATGGCTAGGTCGGTGTGGTGGCATGTGTGTGTATGGCTCAAGATTCCGGTTCATACTCAACCAGCTTCGTACAAAGATTTCGTGGAAGGCTTAAAAAAGATCAAAGGGTCCACGGATTGGAAGAAGGTTATTGAAGTGATCTTTCATGCTACACTCTGGCGGATTTGGAGAGCTCGAAATGCGACGGTTTTTGACAAAGTCCCGTTTAACGTCAGCAAAGTGGTAGAAGATATCAAAGAAGACTCGTTTTTGTGGATAAAGTTTAGATCAAAATTTAGTGGGCTTGTTTGGGAGAGATGGCGTGACTTTAATGTGCGAGACATAATCTTGTAA
- the LOC110931369 gene encoding uncharacterized protein LOC110931369: MNYLSINIRGAGDEDKARWIRRLSSEAKISFVALQETQMKGMSDNLISRFWGNAPLEYCSVDANGRSGGLVSLWNPCVLRNVATMKQSNFIVVRGYLCGVVDPVNVFNVYAPRTPSQRRRLWDEILSVRNKLSGLFILMGDFNEVRFNHERFNSIFDENAALVFNNFIRVGGLVEYHMAGDKFTYISNDASKLSKIDRVLVCDGFMSRWPYAIFKAMTRELSDHSPLILSCSQVDFGPSPFKLFNYWMEMDGFVEVVNDAVREAATFKYGDKAILDLLKGIKNKVKVWRVKGRQQEAAARELAAQSLDMVEKIAGQRSLSDAEKQSRIKWKERIKRLEIMKCKELRQKAKIDWVKYGDENSTFFTSSST; this comes from the coding sequence ATGAATTACCTGTCAATCAATATTAGGGGGGCAGGGGACGAAGATAAAGCAAGATGGATCAGGAGGCTCTCTTCTGAGGCCAAGATTTCCTTCGTTGCCCTTCAAGAAACGCAAATGAAAGGTATGTCAGATAACTTGATTTCTAGATTTTGGGGGAACGCTCCTTTAGAGTATTGCTCGGTTGACGCAAACGGAAGGTCAGGGGGGCTTGTTTCTTTGTGGAACCCTTGCGTTTTGCGGAATGTGGCGACTATGAAGCAGAGCAACTTTATCGTCGTTAGAGGTTATTTATGTGGGGTTGTTGATCCGGTGAACGTCTTTAACGTTTACGCTCCTAGGACGCCTAGTCAAAGGAGGCGTTTATGGGATGAAATCCTTTCTGTCAGAAATAAGCTTTCGGGTTTGTTTATTTTGATGGGAGACTTTAATGAGGTCCGGTTTAATCATGAAAGGTTCAATTCTATATTCGATGAGAATGCGGCGCTTGTGTTTAATAACTTTATTCGGGTAGGGGGTCTGGTTGAGTACCATATGGCAGGGGATAAATTCACGTACATCTCGAACGATGCTTCGAAGCTCAGCAAAATTGACCGAGTTTTAGTGTGTGATGGGTTTATGTCGCGGTGGCCGTACGCGATATTCAAAGCTATGACACGTGAACTCTCGGACCATAGCCCTTTGATTTTGTCTTGCTCGCAGGTAGATTTCGGTCCTTCTCCTTTTAAACTCTTCAATTACTGGATGGAAATGGATGGATTTGTGGAAGTTGTTAACGACGCAGTTCGCGAGGCCGCGACTTTTAAATATGGTGACAAGGCAATTTTGGACCTTTTAAAGGGTATTAAAAACAAAGTCAAGGTTTGGAGAGTTAAGGGGAGACAACAGGAGGCTGCGGCTAGAGAGCTGGCAGCCCAATCTTTGGATATGGTTGAAAAAATTGCGGGTCAGAGATCTCTTTCCGATGCTGAAAAACAGTCCAGAATTAAATGGAAAGAGAGGATCAAACGGCTGGAGATAATGAAATGCAAGGAATTAAGGCAAAAAGCGAAGATAGACTGGGTGAAATACGGGGACGAAAACTCCACTTTTTTCACAAGTTCATCAACCTAA